From Flavobacterium sp. 102, a single genomic window includes:
- a CDS encoding alpha/beta hydrolase yields MKTIFLLLFGFIFFQSNAQESTASKQVSTFTIEAPQLKNNKKIWVYLPKDYSASAKKYPVIYMHDAQNLFDAKTSYVGEWNVDETLDSINAQVIVIGIEHGGDKRIEELTPYPHPKYAGGKADAYLDFIVKTLKPKVDATYRTKTNAKNTAIMGSSLGGLVSFYAALKYPEVFGKVGCFSPSFWFNRKDINDLLSKTETFKTKVYFLCGDNEGDADVVPDMENVEKWVNTKRCECKKLNKKVIIKGGQHNEKLWRENFKKAYLWLF; encoded by the coding sequence TTGAAAACTATTTTTTTGCTCTTATTTGGCTTTATTTTTTTTCAGTCAAATGCTCAGGAAAGTACTGCCAGCAAGCAAGTTTCAACTTTTACTATCGAAGCACCACAACTCAAAAACAACAAAAAAATCTGGGTGTATTTGCCTAAAGATTATTCGGCTTCCGCCAAAAAATATCCTGTCATTTACATGCATGATGCTCAAAACCTTTTTGACGCCAAGACTTCTTATGTGGGCGAATGGAATGTAGATGAAACTCTAGATAGTATCAATGCACAAGTAATAGTAATCGGAATCGAACATGGTGGCGATAAACGAATTGAAGAATTAACACCTTATCCACACCCAAAATATGCCGGTGGTAAAGCTGATGCTTATTTGGATTTTATCGTCAAAACTTTAAAACCGAAAGTTGACGCAACTTACCGAACCAAAACCAATGCAAAGAACACAGCCATTATGGGCAGTTCTTTGGGCGGATTGGTTTCATTTTATGCCGCTTTAAAATATCCGGAAGTGTTTGGAAAAGTCGGTTGCTTCTCGCCTTCTTTTTGGTTTAATCGAAAAGACATCAATGATTTGTTATCAAAAACAGAAACCTTCAAAACTAAAGTCTATTTCCTTTGTGGCGACAATGAAGGCGATGCTGATGTGGTTCCCGATATGGAAAACGTAGAAAAATGGGTCAATACCAAACGTTGTGAATGCAAAAAACTCAACAAAAAAGTAATCATCAAAGGCGGACAACACAACGAAAAATTGTGGCGTGAGAATTTTAAAAAGGCGTACCTTTGGCTTTTCTAA